In Massilistercora timonensis, the following are encoded in one genomic region:
- the rplT gene encoding 50S ribosomal protein L20, which yields MARIKGGLNAKKKHNRVLKLAKGYRGARSKQYRVAKQSVMRALATAYAGRKQRKRQMRQLWIARINAAARMNGLSYSKFMHGLKLANIDMNRKMLAEMAVNDAEGFATLAQAAKEKLA from the coding sequence ATGGCAAGAATCAAAGGCGGATTAAACGCTAAGAAGAAACACAATAGAGTATTGAAACTGGCAAAAGGATACAGAGGAGCCCGCTCCAAACAGTACCGTGTTGCAAAACAGTCTGTAATGAGAGCTCTGGCAACTGCATACGCAGGAAGAAAACAGCGCAAGCGCCAGATGCGTCAGCTGTGGATCGCCCGTATCAACGCTGCTGCCAGAATGAACGGACTGTCCTACAGCAAGTTCATGCACGGCCTGAAGCTGGCGAACATCGACATGAACCGCAAGATGCTGGCTGAGATGGCAGTGAACGACGCAGAAGGCTTCGCTACACTGGCTCAGGCTGCAAAGGAAAAACTTGCATAA
- a CDS encoding siphovirus ReqiPepy6 Gp37-like family protein — protein MEVRIYGQNLFRKGQIENQISLIWTRKFYEPGTFELHAPITDENLSLLQPGNIIGKKGSDEAGIIEDIEKEESDIKNEITAKGRFLSSYMDRRLIKKTVNFSGYIEVAMRQLYSGAVPLPLVELGTLNGFTERAEFQVTMKNLLTYEEKLSRAGAIGFRFRPDFKNRKIVFETYKGKDRTFSQHENNRVVFSENYNNLNNAIYRYNNQNLKTFAIVGGQGEGDARTYYELGGGQGYDLREVFVDAKDINPDGMTSAAYKAALLQRAQETLNASIVSETLECETEAAINFTYKQDYDLGDVVTVRKNKWNLYMNQRITELSEVYEYGGMTVVPTFGDPLPETIKWDE, from the coding sequence ATGGAAGTCAGGATATACGGACAGAATTTATTCAGAAAAGGGCAGATAGAAAATCAAATATCCCTGATCTGGACGCGAAAATTTTATGAACCGGGGACGTTTGAACTTCACGCGCCGATTACTGACGAAAATCTGTCTTTGTTGCAGCCGGGAAACATCATCGGAAAAAAAGGTTCAGACGAAGCGGGAATTATTGAGGATATCGAAAAAGAAGAAAGCGATATCAAAAACGAGATCACGGCAAAGGGGCGGTTTTTATCGTCCTACATGGATCGCCGTCTGATAAAAAAGACCGTGAATTTTTCGGGATATATTGAAGTCGCTATGCGTCAGTTATATTCCGGCGCGGTTCCGCTTCCGCTTGTGGAATTGGGAACACTAAACGGTTTCACGGAACGGGCGGAATTTCAAGTCACGATGAAAAATCTTTTGACGTATGAAGAAAAGTTATCGCGGGCGGGCGCAATCGGATTCCGGTTCCGCCCGGATTTCAAGAATCGGAAAATCGTTTTTGAAACGTACAAAGGAAAAGACCGGACGTTCAGTCAGCACGAAAACAACCGCGTCGTATTCAGTGAAAATTATAATAACCTGAACAACGCGATCTATCGGTACAACAATCAGAACTTGAAAACGTTCGCGATAGTCGGCGGGCAGGGAGAAGGAGACGCCCGGACATATTACGAATTAGGCGGCGGGCAGGGGTACGATTTACGCGAAGTATTTGTTGACGCGAAAGACATAAATCCGGACGGGATGACGTCGGCAGCATACAAGGCGGCGTTATTGCAGAGGGCGCAGGAAACGTTGAACGCGTCGATCGTGTCGGAAACGTTGGAGTGCGAAACGGAAGCAGCGATCAATTTCACATACAAACAAGATTATGATTTAGGCGACGTTGTAACAGTCAGGAAGAACAAATGGAATCTGTATATGAATCAGAGGATCACGGAATTGTCCGAAGTGTACGAATACGGCGGAATGACCGTCGTTCCGACGTTCGGCGATCCGCTTCCTGAAACAATAAAATGGGATGAATAG
- the rpmI gene encoding 50S ribosomal protein L35, with protein MPKMKTNRAAAKRFKKTGTGLLKRNKAYKSHILTKKSAKRKRNLRKATITDATNVKNMKKAMPYL; from the coding sequence ATGCCAAAAATGAAAACAAATCGGGCTGCTGCAAAGCGCTTTAAGAAGACAGGTACAGGACTGTTAAAGAGAAACAAAGCTTACAAGAGCCATATCTTAACAAAGAAGTCCGCGAAGAGAAAGAGAAACCTGAGAAAGGCTACCATCACGGACGCAACCAACGTAAAGAACATGAAGAAAGCAATGCCATATTTATAA
- a CDS encoding TrpB-like pyridoxal phosphate-dependent enzyme, whose amino-acid sequence MKEQKIPYKIYLEESEMPKEWYNVRADMKNKPAPLLNPATHEPMTAEELSVVFCKDLVDQELDNENRYIEIPREIRDFYKMYRPAPLVRAYCLEERLQTPAKIYYKFEGNNTSGSHKLNSAIAQAYYAKKQGLKGVTTETGAGQWGTALAMACAYLELDCKVFMVKCSYEQKPFRREVMRTYGASVTPSPSMETEVGRKILEAHPGTSGSLGCAISEAVEVALGSEGYRYVLGSVLNQVVLHQSIIGMETKLALDKYGVTPDIIIGCAGGGSNLGGLISPFMGEKLRGEKDYHFIAVEPASCPSMTRGVYAYDFCDTGMVCPLAKMYTLGSGFIPSPNHAGGLRYHGMSPILSQLYADGYMEARSVEQTSVFAAAEQFARIEGILPAPESSHAIKVAMDEAMKCKETGEEKTIVFGLTGTGYFDMVAYEKFHNGQMEDYIPSDEDLKTGFDGIPRFPGNME is encoded by the coding sequence ATGAAAGAACAGAAAATCCCCTACAAGATCTACCTGGAAGAGAGCGAGATGCCAAAGGAATGGTATAATGTGCGCGCCGATATGAAGAACAAGCCGGCGCCCCTTCTCAATCCGGCTACCCATGAACCTATGACCGCTGAGGAACTTTCCGTGGTATTCTGTAAAGACCTGGTGGACCAGGAGCTGGACAATGAGAACCGTTATATTGAGATCCCCCGCGAGATCCGGGACTTCTACAAGATGTACCGTCCCGCTCCGCTGGTGCGGGCCTACTGCCTGGAAGAAAGGCTGCAGACGCCGGCGAAGATCTACTATAAGTTCGAGGGAAACAACACCAGCGGCAGCCACAAGCTGAATTCTGCCATCGCCCAGGCCTACTACGCTAAGAAGCAGGGACTGAAAGGCGTGACCACAGAAACAGGAGCCGGCCAGTGGGGAACAGCCCTTGCTATGGCCTGCGCTTACCTGGAGCTGGACTGTAAAGTATTCATGGTGAAATGCTCCTATGAGCAGAAGCCCTTCCGCCGGGAAGTGATGCGCACCTACGGCGCCAGCGTGACTCCCTCCCCCTCCATGGAGACGGAGGTAGGCCGGAAGATCCTGGAAGCACATCCGGGAACCTCGGGAAGCCTTGGCTGCGCCATCTCAGAGGCCGTTGAGGTGGCCCTTGGAAGCGAGGGATACCGGTATGTGCTGGGAAGTGTACTGAACCAGGTGGTGCTTCACCAGTCCATCATCGGTATGGAGACCAAGCTGGCTCTGGATAAATATGGTGTGACGCCGGATATCATTATCGGCTGCGCCGGAGGAGGATCCAACCTGGGTGGCCTGATCTCCCCATTTATGGGAGAGAAGCTGCGGGGCGAGAAGGACTACCACTTTATCGCGGTGGAGCCGGCTTCCTGTCCCAGCATGACCAGAGGCGTTTATGCCTACGACTTCTGTGATACCGGAATGGTGTGTCCGCTGGCCAAGATGTATACGCTGGGAAGCGGGTTTATCCCATCACCCAACCATGCGGGAGGCCTTCGCTATCACGGTATGAGCCCCATCCTGTCCCAGCTCTATGCGGACGGCTACATGGAGGCCCGCTCGGTGGAGCAGACGTCGGTGTTCGCGGCAGCAGAGCAGTTTGCCCGGATCGAGGGCATCCTTCCGGCGCCGGAGAGCAGCCATGCCATCAAGGTTGCCATGGACGAGGCTATGAAGTGCAAGGAGACAGGAGAAGAGAAGACCATCGTGTTCGGCTTGACGGGAACCGGGTATTTTGATATGGTTGCTTATGAGAAGTTCCATAACGGACAGATGGAGGATTATATTCCTTCGGATGAGGATCTGAAGACCGGATTTGACGGGATCCCCCGTTTCCCGGGCAATATGGAATAA
- a CDS encoding helix-turn-helix transcriptional regulator: MKIYDYGGKKNICGSRIKQARALRNISQSELAAKMQVEGITIERDSISRIEIGTRFVTDYELKIFAKVLKVNIMWLLSDEETP, from the coding sequence GTGAAAATATATGATTATGGCGGGAAAAAGAATATATGCGGGAGCAGGATAAAACAGGCGCGGGCGTTGCGGAACATTTCGCAGTCTGAACTTGCGGCTAAAATGCAAGTTGAGGGGATCACGATTGAACGGGATAGCATAAGCAGAATTGAGATAGGAACGCGTTTTGTGACTGATTATGAATTAAAAATATTTGCAAAGGTTTTAAAGGTAAATATCATGTGGTTACTATCTGATGAAGAAACGCCGTGA
- a CDS encoding exonuclease domain-containing protein, which produces MYISISVDENGRPCVVAGQPEAIKRPEKKKSSVSFPDDYIVIDIETTGLDVRFCEIIEISAVKYRARSETDSFSTLVKPTEPIDDFITSLTGITNEMLESAPDISSAISDFYNFVGCETLVGYNVNFDINFLYDNLMMCKSVPLSNDFIDVMRISKKLLPGLDNYKLSTVAKHLKASAPSHRSLDDCRACNECFLRLKEEALRQFGSIDAFISSAFTHKTKLSAKDITATATVFDESNPLFGKNVCFTGALEKMVRRDAMQLVVNLGGSCSDNVNKHTNYLVIGNNDFCASIKDGKSNKQKKAEALILKGNDLEILTESAFYDMVLDQ; this is translated from the coding sequence ATGTATATCAGTATTTCCGTCGATGAAAACGGGCGTCCCTGCGTTGTTGCCGGGCAGCCTGAAGCGATCAAGCGTCCAGAAAAGAAGAAAAGTTCTGTATCATTCCCGGATGATTATATCGTGATTGATATCGAAACAACCGGGCTTGATGTTCGTTTCTGTGAAATCATTGAAATATCCGCTGTCAAGTACCGCGCCAGATCCGAAACCGATTCCTTCAGCACACTTGTAAAACCGACCGAACCGATCGACGACTTTATAACTTCGTTGACCGGGATCACAAATGAAATGTTGGAATCTGCCCCGGACATATCGTCCGCGATCTCTGACTTTTATAATTTCGTGGGTTGTGAAACGCTCGTCGGGTACAATGTCAATTTCGATATAAATTTCTTATACGATAATTTGATGATGTGTAAATCCGTCCCCCTCTCGAATGATTTTATCGACGTTATGCGGATTTCTAAAAAGCTGCTTCCCGGTCTGGATAACTATAAACTTTCTACCGTCGCGAAACATTTAAAGGCTTCCGCTCCTTCCCATAGATCCCTTGATGATTGCCGGGCTTGCAACGAATGTTTTCTACGATTGAAAGAAGAAGCGCTTCGGCAGTTCGGCAGCATTGACGCCTTTATTTCGTCCGCGTTCACTCACAAGACCAAACTATCAGCGAAGGACATAACGGCAACAGCGACGGTATTTGATGAAAGCAACCCGCTTTTCGGAAAAAACGTCTGTTTCACAGGTGCGCTTGAAAAAATGGTTCGCCGGGACGCTATGCAGCTTGTTGTCAATCTCGGCGGTTCCTGCTCCGATAATGTAAATAAACATACAAATTATCTTGTCATCGGCAACAATGATTTTTGCGCGTCCATAAAGGACGGAAAAAGCAATAAGCAAAAGAAAGCTGAAGCCCTGATCCTGAAGGGGAACGACCTTGAAATTTTAACTGAATCCGCGTTCTATGATATGGTTCTGGATCAGTAG
- a CDS encoding phage holin translates to MNQVTMELLKFAVMFVMAVVAYVIRRNLVPFIQSKMTADQLKTAREMATMFVYMAEQTFGDKTGAERKQLVKDALREALKSAGINMTDQFVDDMIEAAVKGMKIAESGSMIEFEVAEAVEDETVAGIPDAAEGGV, encoded by the coding sequence ATGAATCAGGTAACTATGGAACTTTTAAAATTCGCCGTTATGTTCGTTATGGCGGTCGTTGCGTATGTCATCCGGCGCAATCTGGTTCCGTTCATCCAGTCAAAAATGACGGCGGATCAGTTGAAAACAGCGCGGGAAATGGCGACAATGTTTGTCTACATGGCAGAGCAGACATTCGGCGATAAGACGGGAGCGGAGCGAAAGCAGCTTGTAAAGGACGCATTGCGCGAAGCCCTGAAAAGCGCCGGAATCAATATGACAGATCAGTTTGTGGACGACATGATCGAAGCGGCGGTTAAGGGAATGAAAATCGCAGAATCCGGCAGCATGATTGAATTTGAAGTTGCGGAAGCGGTTGAGGACGAAACGGTCGCAGGGATCCCGGACGCTGCCGAAGGGGGCGTTTGA
- a CDS encoding RNA-directed DNA polymerase → MENLPTYNKLCDPNVLMDAAKECLNGVMWKYSSQAYYLDRIERTRITKKRLESRDRMSDGFVQFTVCERGKRREIRSIHINERVVHRALNDVVLVPTLRPKLIYDNAASLKDRGTHFALKRLKVHLWRYYRAHGSNDGYILMGDLHSYFDSVDHDVVFREYKKIFGYDPDIVNLIMDFVDAFGEKSLGLGSQVSQMTAVFYPNQIDHFIKEQLKIKGYGRYMDDFYLIHESREYLQECLEQIRRMYADIGIELNEKKTRIVKLSNEFKFLKAKTHLTETGRVVMRPDHGTITRERRKLKTLRRKLDAGEIAFADVQQAYNSWQGHIRHFDSYRTRRNMDKLFHELFSEEIRKERSGNNGRKHKNYRGEFKQYDFPERIDPAERRHRVRRDPERNNV, encoded by the coding sequence ATGGAGAATTTACCAACTTACAACAAATTATGCGATCCGAACGTCCTTATGGACGCCGCGAAAGAATGTCTAAACGGCGTTATGTGGAAATATTCATCACAAGCGTATTATTTAGACAGGATCGAACGGACACGGATCACGAAAAAGCGGCTAGAGAGCCGGGACAGAATGTCGGACGGATTCGTTCAGTTTACAGTTTGTGAACGCGGGAAACGCCGGGAAATACGGTCGATCCACATAAACGAACGCGTCGTCCACAGAGCATTAAACGACGTCGTTCTGGTTCCGACGCTTCGCCCGAAATTGATTTATGACAACGCGGCGTCCCTGAAAGACCGGGGAACACATTTCGCGCTGAAACGGTTAAAAGTCCATTTATGGAGATATTACCGGGCGCATGGATCAAATGACGGCTATATTTTAATGGGCGATCTACATTCCTATTTTGATTCCGTGGATCACGACGTCGTATTCCGGGAATACAAAAAGATTTTCGGATATGATCCGGATATCGTGAATCTGATAATGGATTTCGTGGACGCGTTCGGCGAAAAGTCGCTAGGATTGGGATCGCAGGTTTCACAAATGACAGCCGTGTTTTATCCGAATCAGATCGATCACTTTATCAAAGAGCAGCTAAAAATAAAAGGCTACGGACGTTATATGGATGACTTTTATCTGATCCATGAAAGCCGGGAATACCTGCAGGAATGTTTGGAACAGATCCGGCGAATGTATGCTGATATCGGAATCGAACTGAACGAAAAGAAAACGCGAATCGTCAAGTTATCGAACGAATTTAAGTTTCTGAAAGCGAAAACGCACCTGACAGAAACAGGACGCGTGGTTATGCGTCCGGATCACGGAACAATCACGCGGGAACGACGCAAATTGAAAACCCTGCGCCGGAAACTGGACGCCGGGGAAATCGCGTTTGCAGACGTTCAGCAAGCCTATAATTCATGGCAGGGACACATAAGACATTTTGATTCATACCGCACACGGCGGAATATGGATAAACTATTTCACGAACTGTTTTCGGAAGAAATCAGAAAAGAAAGGAGCGGCAACAATGGCAGAAAACACAAAAACTATCGCGGAGAGTTCAAACAATACGATTTTCCCGAACGTATCGATCCGGCTGAAAGACGGCACAGAGTTAGACGCGATCCTGAACGGAACAACGTATGA
- a CDS encoding helix-turn-helix transcriptional regulator, with protein MTIAEARKEKGLSRKDVAEWLEIPYRTITNWENGERQCPAYIEKLIVEKILTWQTGTENA; from the coding sequence ATGACAATAGCCGAAGCGAGGAAAGAAAAAGGATTGTCAAGAAAGGACGTCGCGGAATGGTTAGAAATTCCATACAGAACTATAACGAATTGGGAAAACGGCGAACGTCAGTGTCCGGCGTATATTGAAAAGTTGATCGTTGAAAAGATATTGACGTGGCAGACGGGAACAGAAAACGCATAA
- the infC gene encoding translation initiation factor IF-3 — protein MINEQIRDKEVRVIGSDGQQLGIMSAREAQKLATEAELDLVKIAPKAQPPVCKIIDYGKYRYEQARKEKEARKKQKTVEIKEVRLSPNIDTNDLNTKVNNARKFLSKGNKVKVTLRFRGREMAHVQQSKHILDDFAKLVEDLAVVEKPAKLEGRNMSMVLTEKR, from the coding sequence ATGATTAACGAACAGATCCGGGACAAGGAAGTACGGGTCATTGGAAGCGACGGACAGCAGCTGGGCATCATGTCGGCCCGGGAAGCACAGAAACTGGCAACAGAAGCAGAACTGGATCTGGTCAAGATCGCTCCGAAAGCTCAGCCGCCGGTATGTAAGATCATCGATTACGGAAAATACCGCTATGAGCAGGCCAGAAAGGAAAAAGAGGCCAGAAAGAAACAGAAGACGGTGGAGATCAAGGAAGTACGGCTTTCGCCCAATATCGACACCAACGATCTGAACACCAAGGTGAACAACGCAAGGAAGTTCCTTAGCAAGGGCAATAAGGTAAAGGTGACGCTGCGTTTCAGAGGCCGTGAGATGGCCCACGTTCAGCAGAGCAAGCACATCCTGGATGATTTTGCCAAACTGGTGGAAGATCTGGCTGTTGTAGAGAAGCCTGCCAAACTGGAAGGCAGGAACATGAGCATGGTTTTAACTGAAAAACGTTAA
- a CDS encoding glucosaminidase domain-containing protein, whose protein sequence is MATQAECEVFINQIAPLCVKYAAAYGYKNVSGAIGMACLESGYGLSRLAAEFHNYFGMKCGTKWTGASVNMRTMEEYTPGTLTPISDNFRVYDDMESGVRGYYEFLELARYRDVREQDTPEAYLSEIKTAGYATSSTYVQDVLAVVAAHNLTEWDKYMTGQENAATGQQDAQKGGYNMYSRQKVVDYANSQVGKKESDGSYKSIIDTYNTLPTDQLPRKTRMQYGWAWCACFWSAIAVALKYLAIMPIEISCYYLIEAAKKLKVWQENDAYIPAPGDAVLYDWDDSGQGDNTGNPDHVGAVTYVNTASGYMVVTEGNYGNAVKKRTISLNGRYIRGFITPKYDDGAIAEPDKTGGKSISEVAHEVIAGQWGNGAARKRDLTAAGYDYDAVQSEVNRILNGSAETAKNENSTDQAQPTARKVTATCYAHKFDEGVAGTYITTANLYCRNDAGTNKKALCLIPEGTKVQCYGYYNVSGGVNWLYIQFVMDGTQYTGFSSADYLKKA, encoded by the coding sequence ATGGCAACACAAGCGGAATGTGAGGTTTTTATAAATCAGATCGCGCCGTTATGCGTAAAGTACGCGGCAGCATACGGATATAAAAATGTGTCCGGGGCGATCGGTATGGCGTGTTTAGAATCAGGCTATGGACTGTCACGTCTGGCGGCGGAATTTCATAATTATTTCGGGATGAAATGCGGGACAAAGTGGACGGGCGCGTCCGTGAATATGCGGACAATGGAAGAATACACGCCCGGAACGTTGACGCCCATTTCAGACAATTTCCGGGTGTATGACGATATGGAATCCGGCGTCCGGGGATATTATGAATTTCTGGAACTGGCGCGTTATCGGGATGTAAGGGAGCAGGACACGCCGGAAGCCTATCTGTCCGAGATCAAGACGGCAGGATATGCCACGTCGTCAACCTATGTTCAGGACGTTCTGGCGGTCGTTGCGGCGCACAATTTGACGGAATGGGACAAATATATGACCGGGCAGGAAAACGCCGCCACGGGGCAGCAGGACGCGCAGAAAGGGGGATATAATATGTATAGCAGACAGAAGGTCGTTGACTACGCAAACAGTCAGGTAGGGAAAAAGGAATCGGACGGATCCTATAAATCGATCATCGACACATACAACACGCTTCCGACGGATCAGCTTCCGCGAAAAACGCGTATGCAGTACGGCTGGGCGTGGTGTGCGTGTTTCTGGTCGGCGATTGCGGTCGCGCTGAAATATCTTGCAATCATGCCGATAGAAATTTCCTGCTATTATCTGATCGAAGCCGCTAAAAAGTTGAAAGTATGGCAGGAAAACGACGCCTATATTCCCGCGCCGGGGGACGCCGTTCTGTATGATTGGGACGACAGCGGACAGGGGGATAATACCGGGAATCCGGATCACGTCGGCGCTGTTACATATGTCAACACGGCGTCCGGGTATATGGTCGTGACCGAAGGGAATTATGGGAACGCGGTCAAGAAACGGACAATTTCGCTAAATGGTCGGTATATACGCGGATTCATTACGCCCAAATATGACGACGGCGCGATCGCGGAGCCTGATAAGACAGGCGGAAAAAGCATTTCGGAAGTCGCCCATGAGGTCATAGCGGGACAGTGGGGTAACGGCGCAGCCCGGAAACGCGATCTGACGGCGGCGGGTTATGATTACGACGCTGTTCAGTCCGAAGTCAATCGGATTTTGAACGGCAGCGCGGAGACGGCAAAGAATGAGAATTCCACAGATCAGGCGCAGCCGACGGCGCGGAAAGTAACGGCGACGTGCTACGCTCACAAATTCGACGAAGGCGTCGCCGGGACATACATCACAACGGCGAATCTGTACTGCAGGAACGACGCCGGGACGAATAAAAAGGCGTTGTGCCTGATACCGGAGGGAACGAAGGTTCAGTGTTACGGATATTATAACGTGTCCGGCGGCGTGAACTGGCTTTACATTCAGTTTGTAATGGACGGCACACAGTACACGGGATTTTCAAGCGCGGATTATCTGAAAAAGGCGTAA
- a CDS encoding isochorismatase family cysteine hydrolase has protein sequence MKVLVVVDMQKDFVDGALGTKEAQAIVPKVAEKIRSFDGEVYYTRDTHEKNYLDTQEGKLLPVPHCILGTEGWELVPEIRELAGDHIYNKPTFGSVELCYGLKEAMLDEEVEADGNLIQSITLVGLCTDICVISNAMLLKAFFPEVPVIVDASCCAGVTPESHENALEAMKMCQIQVENP, from the coding sequence ATGAAAGTACTGGTAGTGGTAGATATGCAGAAGGATTTTGTGGACGGAGCCCTGGGGACCAAAGAGGCCCAGGCTATTGTACCCAAAGTGGCGGAGAAGATCCGAAGCTTTGATGGGGAGGTCTATTATACAAGAGACACCCATGAGAAGAATTATCTGGATACCCAGGAGGGGAAACTGCTGCCGGTACCCCACTGTATCCTTGGCACGGAAGGGTGGGAACTGGTGCCTGAGATCCGGGAGCTGGCCGGGGACCACATTTACAATAAACCCACCTTTGGCAGTGTAGAACTGTGTTACGGCCTGAAAGAAGCCATGCTGGATGAGGAAGTAGAGGCAGACGGGAACCTGATCCAGTCCATCACGCTGGTGGGACTTTGCACAGATATCTGTGTCATCTCCAACGCCATGCTGCTGAAGGCCTTCTTCCCGGAAGTGCCGGTGATCGTGGACGCTTCCTGCTGCGCGGGGGTGACGCCAGAGAGTCATGAAAACGCGCTGGAGGCCATGAAGATGTGCCAGATCCAGGTGGAAAATCCATAG
- a CDS encoding IS30 family transposase, with the protein MKNFSHMTYNDRLRLDTLIRAGHKPKEIAEILHKHVSTIYRELKRGRYIHTNSDLTEEERYNPDEADRKARENLKEKGAGLKIGNDIKLANYLEKLVSEEKYSPDAALAKAREHQDEFSTMICTTTFYSYIEKGIFLKLTNKDLPVKKNQKKKKQKVRQSRASRGESIENRPEEINGRETFGHWEMDTVKGKQGITKSCMLVLTERKTRAEIIAKLPDQKSESVIRTLDRIEKKWGDLFYQVFKSITVDNGSEFADYEGMERSCRKKEKRTTIYYCHPYSSYERGSNENQNKMIRRHIPKGTDIDEKTDEDIERVENWINEYPRRKLGYCSSREMFEMELKAI; encoded by the coding sequence ATGAAGAATTTTTCACATATGACATATAACGATCGGCTTCGCCTTGATACTCTTATCAGAGCAGGACACAAACCGAAAGAAATAGCGGAAATTTTACATAAACACGTCAGCACAATTTACAGAGAATTAAAACGGGGAAGGTATATTCACACGAATAGCGATCTGACAGAGGAAGAACGATATAATCCAGACGAAGCGGACAGAAAGGCGCGGGAGAATCTGAAAGAAAAGGGCGCAGGGCTGAAAATCGGGAACGATATTAAACTGGCGAACTATCTTGAAAAATTGGTTTCGGAAGAAAAGTATTCCCCGGACGCTGCACTGGCAAAAGCGCGGGAACATCAGGACGAGTTTTCAACGATGATATGCACAACGACTTTTTATTCATATATCGAAAAGGGAATATTTTTAAAGCTGACAAATAAGGATCTGCCCGTAAAGAAGAATCAGAAAAAGAAAAAACAAAAAGTGCGTCAATCACGCGCAAGCCGCGGGGAGAGCATAGAGAACAGACCGGAAGAAATAAATGGGCGCGAAACGTTCGGTCATTGGGAAATGGATACCGTAAAGGGAAAACAGGGAATAACAAAATCTTGTATGTTGGTTTTGACGGAGCGGAAAACAAGGGCTGAAATTATCGCAAAATTGCCGGATCAAAAATCCGAAAGCGTTATAAGGACATTAGACAGAATAGAAAAGAAATGGGGCGATCTGTTTTATCAGGTATTTAAAAGTATAACGGTAGACAATGGATCGGAATTCGCCGACTATGAGGGAATGGAGCGTTCCTGCAGAAAAAAGGAAAAGCGGACAACGATATATTACTGTCATCCGTATAGCAGTTACGAGCGGGGAAGCAACGAGAACCAGAACAAAATGATACGCCGCCATATTCCAAAAGGGACGGATATCGACGAAAAGACGGACGAAGATATCGAACGCGTGGAAAACTGGATCAATGAATACCCGCGCCGGAAATTGGGCTACTGCAGCAGCCGGGAAATGTTTGAAATGGAGTTAAAAGCAATATAA